From Acinonyx jubatus isolate Ajub_Pintada_27869175 chromosome B2, VMU_Ajub_asm_v1.0, whole genome shotgun sequence, a single genomic window includes:
- the VGLL2 gene encoding transcription cofactor vestigial-like protein 2 isoform X2, whose product MRAPSFRGTIRQGSCELNCLLRVCRTPDSSVRGKGSCDQRSRRENQTLVSKKLAYYSKMQEAHECNASPSNSSGSSSFSSQTPASIKEEEGSPEKERPPEAEYINSRCVLFTYFQGDISSVVDEHFSRALSQPSSYSPSCTSSKAPRSSGPWRDGSFPMSQRSFPASFWNSAYQAPVPAPLGSPLATAHSELPFAAADPYSPAALHGHLHQGAAEPWHHAHPHHAHPHHPYALGGALGAQAAAYPRPAAVHEVYAPHFDPRYGPLLMPAASGRPARLAPAPAPAPGSPPCELSAKGEPTGAAWAAPGGPFASPAGDVAQGLGLSVDSARRYSLCGASLLS is encoded by the exons ATGCGTGCCCCGTCCTTCCGGGGAACAATCAGACAAGGTTCGTGTGAGCTGAATTGCCTCCTTAGAGTCTGTCGGACTCCAGATTCTTCGGTGCGGGGTAAGGGGAGCTGCGATCAACGCTCACGCAGGGAAAACCAAACTTTGGTATCAAAG AAACTAGCCTATTACTCCAAAATGCAGGAAGCCCACGAGTGCAACGCCAGCCCCAGCAACAGCAGCGGCAGCTCCTCCTTTTCCAGCCAAACTCCAGCCAgcataaaagaggaagaaggcagcCCAGAGAAAGAGCGCCCACCAGAGGCAGAGTACATCAACTCCCGCTGcgtcctcttcacctatttccaGGGAGACATCAGCTCCGTGGTGGATGAGCACTTCAGCAGAGCCCTGAGCCAGCCTAGCAGCTATTCCCCAAGCTGTACAAGCAGCAAAGCACCCAGGAGCTCGGGGCCCTGGCGGG ACGGCTCTTTCCCGATGAGCCAGCGCAGCTTCCCCGCCTCCTTCTGGAACAGCGCGTACCAGGCTCCGGTGCCCGCGCCGCTGGGCAGCCCGCTGGCCACCGCGCACTCGGAGTTGCCCTTCGCCGCCGCCGACCCCTACTCGCCCGCCGCGCTGCACGGCCACCTGCACCAGGGCGCGGCCGAGCCCTGGCACCACGCGCACCCGCACCACGCGCACCCGCACCACCCCTACGCCCTGGGCGGCGCCCTCGGCGCCCAGGCCGCCGCCTACCCGCGGCCCGCCGCTGTGCACGAGGTCTACGCGCCGCACTTCGACCCGCGCTACGGGCCGCTGCTGATGCCGGCAGCCTCGGGGCGCCCGGCCCGCCTCGCGCCCGCGCCGGCGCCCGCGCCCGGCAGCCCGCCCTGCGAGCTCTCCGCCAAGGGCGAGCCGACCGGCGCAGCGTGGGCCGCGCCCGGGGGACCCTTCGCGAGCCCCGCGGGGGACGTGGCCCAGGGTCTGGGACTCAGCGTGGACTCAG CTCGTCGCTATTCCCTCTGTGGTGCATCCCTCCTGAGCTGA
- the VGLL2 gene encoding transcription cofactor vestigial-like protein 2 isoform X4, with amino-acid sequence MSCLDVMYQVYGPPQPYFAAAYTPYHQKLAYYSKMQEAHECNASPSNSSGSSSFSSQTPASIKEEEGSPEKERPPEAEYINSRCVLFTYFQGDISSVVDEHFSRALSQPSSYSPSCTSSKAPRSSGPWRDGSFPMSQRSFPASFWNSAYQAPVPAPLGSPLATAHSELPFAAADPYSPAALHGHLHQGAAEPWHHAHPHHAHPHHPYALGGALGAQAAAYPRPAAVHEVYAPHFDPRYGPLLMPAASGRPARLAPAPAPAPGSPPCELSAKGEPTGAAWAAPGGPFASPAGDVAQGLGLSVDSARRYSLCGASLLS; translated from the exons ATGAGCTGTCTGGATGTTATGTACCAAGTCTATGGTCCTCCCCAGCCTTACTTTGCAGCCGCCTACACCCCCTACCACCAG AAACTAGCCTATTACTCCAAAATGCAGGAAGCCCACGAGTGCAACGCCAGCCCCAGCAACAGCAGCGGCAGCTCCTCCTTTTCCAGCCAAACTCCAGCCAgcataaaagaggaagaaggcagcCCAGAGAAAGAGCGCCCACCAGAGGCAGAGTACATCAACTCCCGCTGcgtcctcttcacctatttccaGGGAGACATCAGCTCCGTGGTGGATGAGCACTTCAGCAGAGCCCTGAGCCAGCCTAGCAGCTATTCCCCAAGCTGTACAAGCAGCAAAGCACCCAGGAGCTCGGGGCCCTGGCGGG ACGGCTCTTTCCCGATGAGCCAGCGCAGCTTCCCCGCCTCCTTCTGGAACAGCGCGTACCAGGCTCCGGTGCCCGCGCCGCTGGGCAGCCCGCTGGCCACCGCGCACTCGGAGTTGCCCTTCGCCGCCGCCGACCCCTACTCGCCCGCCGCGCTGCACGGCCACCTGCACCAGGGCGCGGCCGAGCCCTGGCACCACGCGCACCCGCACCACGCGCACCCGCACCACCCCTACGCCCTGGGCGGCGCCCTCGGCGCCCAGGCCGCCGCCTACCCGCGGCCCGCCGCTGTGCACGAGGTCTACGCGCCGCACTTCGACCCGCGCTACGGGCCGCTGCTGATGCCGGCAGCCTCGGGGCGCCCGGCCCGCCTCGCGCCCGCGCCGGCGCCCGCGCCCGGCAGCCCGCCCTGCGAGCTCTCCGCCAAGGGCGAGCCGACCGGCGCAGCGTGGGCCGCGCCCGGGGGACCCTTCGCGAGCCCCGCGGGGGACGTGGCCCAGGGTCTGGGACTCAGCGTGGACTCAG CTCGTCGCTATTCCCTCTGTGGTGCATCCCTCCTGAGCTGA
- the VGLL2 gene encoding transcription cofactor vestigial-like protein 2 isoform X1: protein MRAPSFRGTIRQGSCELNCLLRVCRTPDSSVRGKGSCDQRSRRENQTLVSKKLAYYSKMQEAHECNASPSNSSGSSSFSSQTPASIKEEEGSPEKERPPEAEYINSRCVLFTYFQGDISSVVDEHFSRALSQPSSYSPSCTSSKAPRSSGPWRDGSFPMSQRSFPASFWNSAYQAPVPAPLGSPLATAHSELPFAAADPYSPAALHGHLHQGAAEPWHHAHPHHAHPHHPYALGGALGAQAAAYPRPAAVHEVYAPHFDPRYGPLLMPAASGRPARLAPAPAPAPGSPPCELSAKGEPTGAAWAAPGGPFASPAGDVAQGLGLSVDSGLQPQDKSKDLYWF from the exons ATGCGTGCCCCGTCCTTCCGGGGAACAATCAGACAAGGTTCGTGTGAGCTGAATTGCCTCCTTAGAGTCTGTCGGACTCCAGATTCTTCGGTGCGGGGTAAGGGGAGCTGCGATCAACGCTCACGCAGGGAAAACCAAACTTTGGTATCAAAG AAACTAGCCTATTACTCCAAAATGCAGGAAGCCCACGAGTGCAACGCCAGCCCCAGCAACAGCAGCGGCAGCTCCTCCTTTTCCAGCCAAACTCCAGCCAgcataaaagaggaagaaggcagcCCAGAGAAAGAGCGCCCACCAGAGGCAGAGTACATCAACTCCCGCTGcgtcctcttcacctatttccaGGGAGACATCAGCTCCGTGGTGGATGAGCACTTCAGCAGAGCCCTGAGCCAGCCTAGCAGCTATTCCCCAAGCTGTACAAGCAGCAAAGCACCCAGGAGCTCGGGGCCCTGGCGGG ACGGCTCTTTCCCGATGAGCCAGCGCAGCTTCCCCGCCTCCTTCTGGAACAGCGCGTACCAGGCTCCGGTGCCCGCGCCGCTGGGCAGCCCGCTGGCCACCGCGCACTCGGAGTTGCCCTTCGCCGCCGCCGACCCCTACTCGCCCGCCGCGCTGCACGGCCACCTGCACCAGGGCGCGGCCGAGCCCTGGCACCACGCGCACCCGCACCACGCGCACCCGCACCACCCCTACGCCCTGGGCGGCGCCCTCGGCGCCCAGGCCGCCGCCTACCCGCGGCCCGCCGCTGTGCACGAGGTCTACGCGCCGCACTTCGACCCGCGCTACGGGCCGCTGCTGATGCCGGCAGCCTCGGGGCGCCCGGCCCGCCTCGCGCCCGCGCCGGCGCCCGCGCCCGGCAGCCCGCCCTGCGAGCTCTCCGCCAAGGGCGAGCCGACCGGCGCAGCGTGGGCCGCGCCCGGGGGACCCTTCGCGAGCCCCGCGGGGGACGTGGCCCAGGGTCTGGGACTCAGCGTGGACTCAG gTTTGCAGCCTCAGGACAAAAGCAAGGATCTGTACTGGTTTTAG
- the VGLL2 gene encoding transcription cofactor vestigial-like protein 2 isoform X3, translated as MSCLDVMYQVYGPPQPYFAAAYTPYHQKLAYYSKMQEAHECNASPSNSSGSSSFSSQTPASIKEEEGSPEKERPPEAEYINSRCVLFTYFQGDISSVVDEHFSRALSQPSSYSPSCTSSKAPRSSGPWRDGSFPMSQRSFPASFWNSAYQAPVPAPLGSPLATAHSELPFAAADPYSPAALHGHLHQGAAEPWHHAHPHHAHPHHPYALGGALGAQAAAYPRPAAVHEVYAPHFDPRYGPLLMPAASGRPARLAPAPAPAPGSPPCELSAKGEPTGAAWAAPGGPFASPAGDVAQGLGLSVDSGLQPQDKSKDLYWF; from the exons ATGAGCTGTCTGGATGTTATGTACCAAGTCTATGGTCCTCCCCAGCCTTACTTTGCAGCCGCCTACACCCCCTACCACCAG AAACTAGCCTATTACTCCAAAATGCAGGAAGCCCACGAGTGCAACGCCAGCCCCAGCAACAGCAGCGGCAGCTCCTCCTTTTCCAGCCAAACTCCAGCCAgcataaaagaggaagaaggcagcCCAGAGAAAGAGCGCCCACCAGAGGCAGAGTACATCAACTCCCGCTGcgtcctcttcacctatttccaGGGAGACATCAGCTCCGTGGTGGATGAGCACTTCAGCAGAGCCCTGAGCCAGCCTAGCAGCTATTCCCCAAGCTGTACAAGCAGCAAAGCACCCAGGAGCTCGGGGCCCTGGCGGG ACGGCTCTTTCCCGATGAGCCAGCGCAGCTTCCCCGCCTCCTTCTGGAACAGCGCGTACCAGGCTCCGGTGCCCGCGCCGCTGGGCAGCCCGCTGGCCACCGCGCACTCGGAGTTGCCCTTCGCCGCCGCCGACCCCTACTCGCCCGCCGCGCTGCACGGCCACCTGCACCAGGGCGCGGCCGAGCCCTGGCACCACGCGCACCCGCACCACGCGCACCCGCACCACCCCTACGCCCTGGGCGGCGCCCTCGGCGCCCAGGCCGCCGCCTACCCGCGGCCCGCCGCTGTGCACGAGGTCTACGCGCCGCACTTCGACCCGCGCTACGGGCCGCTGCTGATGCCGGCAGCCTCGGGGCGCCCGGCCCGCCTCGCGCCCGCGCCGGCGCCCGCGCCCGGCAGCCCGCCCTGCGAGCTCTCCGCCAAGGGCGAGCCGACCGGCGCAGCGTGGGCCGCGCCCGGGGGACCCTTCGCGAGCCCCGCGGGGGACGTGGCCCAGGGTCTGGGACTCAGCGTGGACTCAG gTTTGCAGCCTCAGGACAAAAGCAAGGATCTGTACTGGTTTTAG